In Centroberyx gerrardi isolate f3 unplaced genomic scaffold, fCenGer3.hap1.cur.20231027 Scaffold_179, whole genome shotgun sequence, the DNA window ATTTACCCTTAAAATGCCTCGTGTGTCTTTACTCTTGTGATTTTGAGGTCTAACTCACCAACACCCACGAATTGCTGATGTTTGAGGGAATGAGAAGTGTTTGCCGCCTTCCCATGCCCAAGGGAAGGATTACAGATACCGCAGGACTGCCTGCTGAAACTCTGATAATTTTATCTTCAAATACAAAGTAATTCTCACTGGCCTGCAAGACAAAGAAATAGGTATTATCGTGAAGTCAATGTGGTAagaacaaataaacataaatgcAATTGGATTGTATGTGACTATGAGTAGAAGATCAGTTGCACTGAATCTTCAGTTTGTTGTAAACACCAATTTTGTGCAAAGTTTtgtgttatgattattaatATAGGGGGACATACCTGAGCTGCAGCAAGTTGCACTGGATTGTTGTGAGGCAGGGTTACTGTCAAGGGATTACTGCCCATGTTAACTAATTTCAGTTGACTCTGGGAGGCTGATGGGAAGGTGGGCAGTGTTTTCTGAAAAGTGGTACAAAATTTGCACATATTGCTATGAACTCtagtcaaaataaaaaagtcagTCATTATGAAATATGTAACATTTACATGGTTATGCTAAATTAAAATCTTCTAACCATAATTATGATTCTgtaaccaatcaatcaatcaatcaatcaatgtgtgttttatatatAAGGAAACAATAATATAATAGATTATGTGGAAATACTTACATCAATCTCAATCTGAACCACAGCAGCACAGACAAAAGCCATGGCTGCCAGAAACATCCCCACTGTCATTCTTTTCAGGGGTCTGTTGAATCAACATTTAGTTCAATTACTGATTTGTTCAAGATTTGAAAACATTGTAACAGCAAAATGCCTTAATTGTAATACAGCAATacgtttatttttttttgcagaactACAGCATCAATGGCTGTGTTTCCACAACCATTACATTTTCTCCATCCTATGCTCACTGTGGGCCCGATGCAGACTGTGTAAAGTTATGTGGGTCTTAAGCGGTTGAGATACGCAAGTTTGAGCTGTTCCTATTCAGACTTTTTTTGGTTTGAGAATGAGGCTTAttagccttcgtagctgaaatgtcttgcgaCACCATTTACTCGCTTGTAGCTCCGTCCTCCATCGCTGAGCAGTTGGCAATGCGAGTAGGTAGGAGGTGGAGATCGGGAGTGTTTTGAAATGGGCGGGGAGTTTTTGTTTCAAAAACAGAGTACAGACGTGGGGAGTGAATTTTAAAAGACAGCATtgtcagcacctggcaaagtaattaTTGCATCAGTgatattgatcaataaccctataAACTCCCACAGATGTATTATGGGCATTTTGTACGATGGTGCAgtaaaaatctaatttattgcccctttaagtcAATGTCTGAATCAGGCCCTGCAACTGTCTGACTGGGTTCCAGCAGCACTTACGTAAAGTTCAGGCCGCACTTTCTGATCAGAGGGTAGATAACGCTGTCCATGATAGGCACCAGAGTCAGGATCAGGATGGGGTTGACCGTCTTTCAAACATAAATTGAACAGTCAGAATTTTCTCGaataaaatgcaatacattGGTCCAAACTCATGCAATAAAATTCTTTTAACTTACCTGCATTTGATCAGGCTGTATAACAAGTTgtccctggagagagagagagaggtgattaGGAATCTGAACAAactgttttgttgttaattGTTAATGAAGTGGTTTTATCAAAACAACTTACAAAAGTCCCGTCCATGGTGGTGGCTTGCAGTGTCCATCTAGAGCCCTTTAAGGAAGAGGCAACATTTAGCAGTTTCCACTGGCAATATTTTGGATAAATGATGTTACCTTATGAAACATGAGTAGCTTTAAGTTACCTTTTGGTCAAACAGGGTCCAGAACATTGGAAGTGGGATGTATAAAAAGAGGACCTTGAGCACCATTTTGATTTGAGCAATGAGGAGTTTCTACAGTACAGAAAGGCAGAATATGAACTGCTGTCATTGCATTTAAGATACAGCTTATTAGAAAACTCAGAGAAATACACTTAGGAAACAtgataaaatagaaaatgtataaaaactTACATCAtatttgtcttcagcccagtccatcCAGTGCTGCTTCTTTGGATATTGCGGGCTTCTGTGCCTGAAGCGGTTGCTAATGGCAAACTGAATGAGAGAAGCAAGATGTTAAAGCCACTGTTGGAAAGTACACATTAATGCAGATATTGTAAATACAAATGGTATTATCCAGACTTACCccaatacatttacacacatccAGCATGATATTTCCCTGTGGTTCAGCTTTGTAGTACATACCACTCCCAACAATGAACACCACTGTGAGGACACCATAGACAATACGTCATCATCAACATGCTTTTCTAAACCTTTACTCTTTGTAAGTAGAACTGCAGTCTCAATTGTCATCTTGTGTAGAAAATCTTTATGTGAACATACCAAGAGCGACCACCATGAGTGCTGCAGGGACACCAAAGGCCAGCGGATAACATTTCTGCTGGCTGTGGATGCCACACTCCTGGGCTGAAGATGGGAATGGAAAAGAGGACCAGAGGTAGTCATTCAACTACAACTATGTCTGTCAAAAGCAATCAAATATCTCTCATGCTCAGAGGCTGATATTTGTCATTATCACAAGCACTGATGTTTATTGCACTATTGGTATTTTGCAAGTTTACAAGTTCCCTACTCTTATCTACCTCTGAGGATGGGTGTGATAATGGTTGATAGGAGACTCCCAGCATTGATGCATAGGtagaaaacagagaagaaagtACGCCTCTGCTTTTCCTGCAGATAGAAGGAAGTCAGTGACCTTGTTTGTATTGCATGCATGTTGCGCAATGCAATGCATGATGTGTAACGTATTTGCAAGTAATTAACACCAATGTAACTCATAGCAAATAACACAACCAAAGCTAGAACATCAGAGGGGTTTTGGAAAATCAGAGTTggtactttttgtttttcccacaaAGACACAAAGTGAGGTAGCAATGGCAGTGAGGTAATACGTTTATAATACTTATATTATACTTATATAATacttatttactgtatatactaATTGGGCTAACCTGGTGTCCCTTAAACTGGTCTCCACCAAAGGCAGCCACACAAGGCTTGATGCCACCAGTGCCCAGAGCAATGAGGAAGAGCCCCACCATGGACAACGAGCTGAATGTGGAGAAGAAGAACTGTGTGAACACAGAGCGCTGTAGCAATATGTGGGAAGAACCGCTTGTCAGCTAGATTTTGACACAATTCTGTAAACTCAGTTTCAGTGCGATAGAAACCCACACGTGAAAGGTCATGTTGTCTGGCGTCCCATCTCTGTCCGTGTCAGTAATGTCGTGGATCGCACTGATGGCCATCACAACCTGTCCAATTGCGTAGACAATGGACAGGTAGATGATAGtcctgcaggagggagaggtgaagaggCTATCACTGTTCTATCCTGGTGTTACTTATGTCTTTTTAAGATGAAAAATAATGCAAACCTTCAAACACTAAATCTACTGCAAGAGTGGACAACCTATAGAACTTGAGACCATCACTCACTTAAACTTTCCCAGCCAGGAGTCGGCCACAATGGCCCCGAGGATGGGGGTCAGGTAGCACATGGCCACAAAGGCGTGATAGATGGAGGTGGCCAAGTCATCGTCCCAGCGCAAGAAGTACCTGAAGTACAGCACCAGCACAGCTGCGGACAGGCAGGGGAAAGGAGGCTTCTTCTCATTTTGTTCAATAGACTGTAAAGGACTGATGATACAGCTGTGATCTTTTTTGGTCCAATGTGCGTAAAATATTCTCACCGCGCATGCCATAGTAGGAGAACCTCTCGCAGAACTCATTCacaacaatgaagaaaatgctGAGGGGGTAGCCACACACCACTATGTTCTGATGGAGAAGTTAGACAACACCATAGTTTGTAGCAGTAATACAGTAAATGGCATATTTATACTGAGAATTATGAATTACTGTAGGTCTATATGAATTATAACTTTAAAGAAAAAATAGCTCCAAACTTGTTATTCTTTTAAAACTATTATAAATCTAAATAACCAGCTGAAATATACTGCATGAGTATCAATTAAAGTTGTCTCTATTACCGTCCCtttgctcttctctttcttGGGATCCTCATTATCTGTGCACAAAAATGACACTAGTTTACAACACTGTACCATtttccatgaaataaaaaaaatcccagtgAAAGAGAAATGTACAATTCCAGTCACTAGGTTTACATGAAAAGAAGTATCATGTTTGCAAACTCACCAGTCATGATGGCTGAGTAGGTACTGCCTGTTTCCCCTTCAAGTTTGATATCCCTTTGCAATCCCTGCGGGGAACGATTAGTGATTGATCCCTCACTGGTAAGACTGGGAGGTCTGGCCCAGGTGTTTATGTAACATTGGTTCTTATTAgcccttcctctgtctcccacaATGCTGAGGGTGGACTGTGGCCTGTTTTATGGCGTCTTGTGTAGGAACACGAGATACAGGAGAGTCAGAGTCAGCTATGTACAGTCCCAGACAGCTCATATAAACTATTAATTACCAAGAACACCTTAACTGAACCAAGGggtaaaaataaacacaagcaAGAATAAATGTATATCGATTGGTTacactgtaaacaaaaaaaaaaaagtggtagCACTTTACGTTACACAAATTCCAAGGTAATTGTGTAATTACATAGAAATGATGAGAAAGGAACTGGCAATTTCTGGTAATATGGAGTAGTTATAACATATCATTTCTCAATTTCTGGTGATAAGTAATTATTAGCATGACAACTGAAAAGAGATCAATGCTGAGAGAGTGCTAGCTTGAATCACACTGGATACCGAGGGTGGAAGTGACTAATTTACTCACGTTAACTGttacagtaattttacttttacttaagtacatttttgccTAAGTAGATTttacttagctacattttaaatcacatccttaacagagtacacattttgtGCTTAATAAGTATCCAAAACTGGACCATcatagatagaaagagagaagaggatctggctttactttgtgcactaAATTTTCCAAatagaatctagtttgaactctgtcctctcatccttttagatTTGCATTGCAAAGACCACATCTAACAACgctctctttaaaaaaaacaacaaaaaaaaaaaccttcagtaAATTTAACTGGTTTTAAACGAGctaatttttacttttacataagtattttttttttttacaccagtagCCGGCTTTTACTTccacttaagtaaaatatcagcaaagtaacaatacttctacttagGACatagtactttttccaccactgctggCTACCATGAGTAATGACAAAGGCAGATGATGCAATATGGATTATTCACATGGATATAGATGGTGATAATTGTAGCATGAACCAAACAGCATGCTTGTCCCTTTGGAGTATGGTTTCTGGAAGACAATACTTCACACTTTAACACCATTTACAGTGTGAGAGATGGACAAGGATCAATCAATGATATTGataaaccaaaaaaataaacagtaattAGTAGCCTAATTGAGAAGTTGAAGTGGGTTTAACAGATGAATATTACTGGAGTGAATCCCAAGAATGAACTTAAGAATAAACAACTTAATAATAGAGAATAATAATTGCGGGACTTAAAACCATTATCGTTATCATTAAAGGCAGCCCGCATCAGACAGACAATAGGATGAGCAAGTGCAACAGAGAGCAGTGACGTGGTATTAAAAATATTATCCGGTGCGGGAGACCAAGCGCACAACACTGAGTTCACCCCGGGACAATTAACTGTAATATTGTGATCCTGTGTGACTCAGAAATGGTTCAGAATAATCTTACACATTCAAAGACGCATACGAAGGCACTTGGTCAGGGTTGTTGGTGACATTGGAAGGCTTGACATCTCCGCTCCCCGCTGACGGCGACTCCAAGTgcgttgagagagagagagagagagagagagagagagagagagagagagagagagagagagagagagaaagagagagagagagagagagagagatatgaagtCAAGCCTGACTTTATGGCAGTATAGTTCCCATGGTGTTATCTAGTATTTTCATAATGGGTACTGGAAAGGCTGGCAAGCAAATGTGTATTTGCTAAGtattacatagtaattattcagCAATGATTGCACAACTTACTACAATAATGTAGTACTGTTATAATAATTACTAGTTATCACCAGAAATTAACAGCATTTAACAGAGAAATTACCCATTCTAATTACAATTAGGCCTACTCGTTATTACCACAAATTACCAGTTACTTCCTGATAATTtctatgtaattacacagtaattaccCTGACATGTGCGCAGTataatgtaaagtgctaccaaaaaaagtaaatcaagGATTCATGGGTAGAAGTGCAGAGAaatgagtgaattttatttaaaagaaaagcaTTAGGGAACATTTCTGTTTACAGCAGAACAGTGACTTTgtgttaaataaaaattaaaaaaaaacattgcttcccaaatataaaacaatttcattaacATTTCAATGAACACTAAAATGGTAAAAGCTTCATATTACTTCCACAGTAGGCCTAGTCTCTGGTTCCACACCTCACCGCTTTGGCAAGAAGGTGAACATCATCTTTACAGTGTATGAGCCCCACACAACAAGATATTTTGCAAAAGACAAATATTGCACACACTCCTTTTTTTATATACAAGAATAAACAACTTGGAATATACTTATTGTATGCAATGGCTTTACATATTCAAAACTCTCCCATTCTAAGACATTGAAGTGATTAAGGTTGAATGCTAACATattcagaggaggctcttttTGCAAAGTTGCAGCTTTGTAGAAATATAACTTCATGTACAGGGAGATGAGTGTCAATGTATGCAGCATATACTGTTCATCAAGACATCAATATAGAGACTTATAAAAGTGgaatactgtacatacaaaacaaaatggggAAACGTTATCAAAATAAACAGGTACAATTGTTGGGGGGGTGGTGGAGTAATGACATGCATATTAAAGATTCGAACAGGAATGTCTCCACGGAAAACTGCCCAGTCCTCTTGGGTAGAAACAGGTCATGGAGGAGACAGTACAGGTTTTGCCTAATCATACATTTTGTCTGGCCATAAAGCAGCAACACCACGGCTCTTCTGTCTCCTGTGCACGGTCCCCTCCCTCTTTGCTCAGCTGGCCTGGCTTCACCTCTTCTTCTACTGTCACAGAAGAATGTAATTGGCCACATCCACTGCTCCGTGTGTGTACAATGTGTATACACCGATAGGTCCAATGCCTCGGTTCATGGCCCGTACAAAAAGCCAGACAGCGGTGGAGAAG includes these proteins:
- the LOC144538442 gene encoding solute carrier family 15 member 1-like, yielding MRAVLVLYFRYFLRWDDDLATSIYHAFVAMCYLTPILGAIVADSWLGKFKTIIYLSIVYAIGQVVMAISAIHDITDTDRDGTPDNMTFHVSLSMVGLFLIALGTGGIKPCVAAFGGDQFKGHQEKQRRTFFSVFYLCINAGSLLSTIITPILRAQECGIHSQQKCYPLAFGVPAALMVVALVVFIVGSGMYYKAEPQGNIMLDVCKCIGFAISNRFRHRSPQYPKKQHWMDWAEDKYDKLLIAQIKMVLKVLFLYIPLPMFWTLFDQKGSRWTLQATTMDGTFGQLVIQPDQMQTVNPILILTLVPIMDSVIYPLIRKCGLNFTPLKRMTVGMFLAAMAFVCAAVVQIEIDKTLPTFPSASQSQLKLVNMGSNPLTVTLPHNNPVQLAAAQASENYFVFEDKIIRVSAGSPAVSVILPLGMGRRQTLLIPSNISNSWVLTKDLFAKPEEGNNAIRFINGMNTAVNVSTTGTQFGIIPPSFPSQYSLIRNGKAIFTIHNGAQSCEYSREFGFGSSFTLLIPSSFTFGPDCQTSITEIEDIKANSVHMALQIPQYFLITAGEVVFSVTGLEFSYSQAPSNMKAVLQAGWLFTVAIGNFIVLIVAELGRIPEQWAEYILFASLLVAVCVIFSIMAHFYTYMDPAEIEAQFKKRDDEDKEIEIVKKNSIKLHDEDNVKQTKM